In Cryptococcus neoformans var. neoformans JEC21 chromosome 5 sequence, one genomic interval encodes:
- a CDS encoding protein-vacuolar targeting-related protein, putative: MNFIGLWSLALLGSQFTSVIATPLRVPQVPFAEPSLLPQDETVQKWTSQDVKDQEMAKLLNQYAPIFKLSKDERYFPSSVDYMLPHYSFIEDVSGDTYPANHTILTPCHLDTLPLAGAYLFLSINEPHNPQPSLLEKESHYLYGPAGQEEELEKRKKNNERGRIEEPVYGFWVDQNRGVVDLWYWAFYPLNFGKPAGRLGILGNHVADWEHLRVRIVDGVPVSADYSTHEGGRLSAGTVRWEDVEKVHDRPVAYVAMGSHGVWPEPGDHVYADLGNIFKIVDKTDDEGPIWDTLDNVIPVRYWANAHDRTRVRHAGKDSWRNFKGRWGNKGETDCWWHPITGFCQVVDAPPGPNRDFGVPPECIVAPRATEYSTYNFYLSSHAVEWAEENGITMVEVEQTCERPRRGKGDDDTSVEDVETWSTKGSILFRGKDQHSAHLPECKGVQSSVRGYRISLCLINGQCLTTSRERRICSYEPGERGNKPGGAVIVNDIDDWRWNY; this comes from the exons ATG AATTTCATAGGCTTGTGGTCTTTAGCCCTCTTGGGCAGTCAGTTCACTTCCGTCATCGCCACTCCTCTTCGTGTTCCGCAAGTTCCTTTTGCTGAACCATCATTACTCCCTCAAGACGAAACGGTCCAAAAATGGACGTCTCAAGATGTAAAAGACCAGGAGATGGCCAAGCTCTTGAACCAATATGCTCCGATTTTTAAACTATC TAAAGACGAACGATATTTTCCTAGCTCAGTAGATTATATGCTCCCACATTATAGCTTT ATAGAGGATGTTTCAGGCGACACATACCCTGCT AACCACACTATTTTAACTCCATGTCATTTAGACACCCTCCCTTTAGCCGGAGCATATTTGTTTCTCTCAATAAACGAACCTCATAATCCCCAGCCATCTCTACTTGAAAAAGAATCGCATTACCTCTATGGTCCTGCAGgccaagaggaagaattggagaagaggaagaaaaacaacgaaagaggaaggatagAAGAACCAGTATACGGGTTTTGGGTCGATCAAAATAGGGGGGTTGTG GATCTGTGGTATTGGGC TTTCTACCCTCTCAATTTTGGGAAGCCAGCAGGTCGCCTCGGAATACTAGGTAACC ATGTCGCCGACTGGGAGCACTTGCGTGTGCGGATTGTAGACGGCGTGCCCGTGTCTGCGGATTATA GTACGCATGAAGGCGGACGTCTTAGTGCAGGGACAGTCCGGTGGGAGGACGTTGAAAAAGTCCATGATCGACCTGTGGCATATGTAGCGATGGGCAGCCATGGAGTATGGCCAGAACCGGGTGATCATGTTTATGCCGAT CTGGGGAACATCTTCAAGATTGTCGACAAAACCGACGACGAAGGTCCCATCTGGGATACTTTGGACAACGTTATCCCCGTACGCTACTGGGCTAATGCTCATGACAGGACGAGAGTGAGACATGCTGGTAAAGATAGTTGGAGGAATTTTAAGGGCCGGTGGGGTAATAAAGGAGAGACTGATTGTTGGTGGCACCCTATCACTGGGTTTTGCCAG GTTGTTGATGCTCCCCCTGGGCCTAACCGTGATTTCGGCGTACCTCCCGAG TGCATTGTCGCACCCCGCGCTACCGAATACTCAACATATAATTTTTACCTATCTTCCCACGCCGTTGAATGGGCTGAAGAAAATGGCATCACAATGGTCGAAGTAGAACAAACCTGTGAAAGGCCTAGGCGAGGTaagggtgatgatgatacgtCGGTCGAAGATGTAGAGACTTGGAGCACAAAGGGATCGATTTTGTTCAGAGGCAAGGACCAACATTCA GCTCATTTGCCCGAGTGTAAGGGCGTTCAGAGCTCAGTAAGAGGATACAGGATATCTTTATGCCTCATCAACGGTCAGTGCTTGACTACTTCACGTGAGAGACGGATTTGTTCGTATGAACCGGGAGAAAGGGGCAATAAACCTGGAGGTGCGGTGATTGTGAACGATATTGATGACTGGAGATGGAACTATTGA
- a CDS encoding expressed protein, protein MEFLTSSQEINKPKQLYPCLAVIDINSSSDVRSRRLSAGSFGSDKDEGNVLTRVISGGGRRKSSFGETGGGGGGRRLSFGGKKDDDAKVEGKWYWRVQAGVNETHIVLLPLTQPSNPLLTTRPAPLSTAIPSHATHEASTHPNESAIAENEGDKNESGFASRMKNMFRRASSSVKERPSAPSASETTSGGPDIGGERVTDQTERGEMLPSAKGNVEGATNLNSNAELGWPGIINNEKLAAILIPLSSVGKKVGLGGGKKAEASWVTVQVTSSTQSMEPIGTSRFDPTPKSGFIKFEFDKGWLGAKGEAEVLHHYITTAVAAAPAPIERTAPNPSSFQLGGQQAASGATQQAQPSDPLFSGSPFANTGAAGETAERPLIDEAIAPDVSATSSRKVAGVY, encoded by the exons ATGGAGTTTCTCACGTCTTCGCAAGAAATCAATAAACCCAAACAGCTGTACCCCTGCCTCGCGGTGATCGACAttaattcttcttctgacgTTAGATCCCGACGTCTTTCTGCCGGATCTTTTGGATCTGACAAGGACGAAGGTAATGTACTCACCAGAGTTATCTCtgggggagggaggagaaagagttCCTTTGGAGAGACCGGGGGTGGCGGTGGGGGGCGTAGACTTAGTTTCgggggaaagaaagatgacgatgctAAGGTTGAGGGAAAGTGGTACTGGAGGGTACAAGCAGGAGTAAACGAG ACTCACATagttctccttccccttaCCCAACCTTCCAACCCGCTCCTCACGACCCGACCTGCACCCCTCTCTACCGCTATCCCTTCGCACGCCACTCATGAGGCATCTACCCACCCTAATGAGTCAGCTATCGCTGAGAACGAGGGGGATAAAAATGAATCGGGATTTGCTTCTCGAATGAAGAACATGTTCCGACgtgcttcctcctctgttAAGGAACGTCCCTCCGCTCCATCTGCCTCGGAGACTACTTCGGGCGGACCTGATATTGGAGGTGAACGAGTGACCGACCAGACGGAAAGGGGAGAGATGCTCCCTAGTGCTAAAGGAAATGTTGAAGGAGCTACCAATTTGAACAGCAATGCTGAGCTGGGATGGCCTGGAATCATCAATAATGAGAAGCTGGCCGCGATTCTGATACCCCTTTCTTCCGTCGGGAAGAAAGTGGGTTTGGGTGGAGGTAAGAAAGCGGAAGCCAGCTGGGTAACTGTCCAG GTCACCTCCAGCACTCAATCGATGGAGCCCATTGGAACTAGCAGGTTCGACCCTACTCCCAAGTCGGGTTTTATCAAATTTGAATTTGACAAAGGCTGGCTCGGAGCCAAGGG AGAGGCAGAGGTCCTTCACCATTACATCACTACCGCCGTCGCAGCTGCTCCTGCACCAATTGAGCGTACCGCGCCCaacccatcttccttccagctGGGTGGTCAACAGGCAGCCTCGGGGGCTACCCAGCAAGCGCAGCCATCTGACCCTCTGTTCTCTGGGTCACCTTTCGCCAACACTGGCGCCGCTGGGGAGACTGCAGAGAGGCCCTTGATTGATGAAGCGATTGCGCCTGATGTAAGCGCCACAAGCAGTCGAAAGGTTGCCGGGGTTTATTGA
- a CDS encoding nonhistone protein 6, putative, with translation MSAPSWEEMEAKRIEMIQSLREVSSAMTRCVHVIEEYTSLSPVNLSKPDLLQPLTAGGPLAVALASGLADAGVGGTGKKERKKKEKKIRDPNAPKRPPSAYILFQNEVRDDIRTSNPGMPYKDVLQIISQRWKELPDSEKKIFEDAYAAAHNNFRAEEQAYAKKDAVEVDPVLMESSDDSSDDDSSEGGSTPAAPIPAPTLAAAEKNKKDKKRKTKEEEAAVNAVLGENKDKKKKKKSKD, from the exons ATGTCTGCTCCTAGctgggaagaaatggaagccAAGCGAATCGAG ATGATCCAGTCTCTTCGCGAAGTCTCTTCTGCCATGACGCGCTGCGTCCATGTCATTGAAGAGTACacctccctctctcccgtcaatctctccaagcctgATCTCCTCCAACCTCTTACTGCCGGTGGCCCTCTTGCCGTCGCTCTTGCCTCTGGATTGGCTGATGCCGGTGTCGGAGGTACTGGTAAGAAGGAGCgtaagaagaaggaaaagaagatcaGGGACCCCAACGCCCCCAAGAGGCCTCCTAGTGCCTACATCTTGTTCCAGAACGAAGTTCGTGATGACATTAGGACCTCAAACCCTGGAATGCCTTACAAGGATGTGTTGCAAATAATCTCTCAGAGGTGGAAAGAGTTGCCTGAtagcgagaagaag ATTTTCGAGGACGCCTATGCCGCCGCGCACAACAACTTCCGAGCTGAAGAGCAGGCGTATGCCAAGAAGGATGCCGTCGAGGTGGACCCTGTTCTTATGGAATCTTCCGACGACTCTTCTGACGATGACTCCTCCGAAGGGGGCTCT ACTCCCGCTGCTCCTATCCCTGCTCCTACTCTTGCGGCCGCTGAGAAGAAtaaaaaggacaagaagaggaagaccaaggaggaggaagctgcTGTGAACGCCGTGCTGGGTGAGaacaaagacaagaag aagaagaagaagagcaaggatTAA
- a CDS encoding GTPase activating protein, putative yields MAHAPSAQLGLSTAPPPPAAPSRDSTLESAGQASDIFDLYGANEESAPGSGEGPMGALYGGRDAVQEQPGPMPETTPNINIITSPPAPLSPSHSQSPAHSRPHTPIKHRFPSIISTQTDSTANSPVRYSDMQRLSPANTGSKRGSMCTGIFSGTDGTRSQTSVAASSRYPGEEEDAFHVRSTYARLGGQGVHGDGWDQGVERTRGGSTMADKRMTVFPAAKTGDIGEKERQFLASLDRYGFVNDPHRNRSESRVVSVPSSTLIKIPKMPTISPLSGNPPAQPNNNFTPSSDPGPAPKPPKSPRTDPDSEVKAKRKEGERVMKWGKMMKVKRRDGGGNIIEWQWSRDGEGAKLANRVYKGIPDRWRMAAWWTFAEEQAQKWNGKGKGKSTAQELTSDYTEAVNLPSTFDVQIDLDVPRTISGHTMFVTRYGTGQRNLWHVLHAFSQRCPTCGYVQGMGPIVATLLCYYDPERAYSLMVRLHDVYGMHEIFEPGFPGLLEAFYVQERLMEWLIPDLYQSFQRNMISTTAWGTKWYITLFVNTVPFSQQLRIWDVLWMEGRDAIIITSLAILWSFRDLLAAPNASFESILSLLSSYFVPEDEDVSMQWIKKVLNQKNVREKMDGWRVEWKKLVEEGKSGSALL; encoded by the exons ATGGCCCATGCTCCGTCTGCCCAGCTTGGCCTATCCACcgctccaccaccaccagcgGCACCTTCGCGCGACTCTACATTAGAAAGCGCCGGCCAGGCATCTGATATTTTCGACCTCTACGGAGCGAATGAGGAGAGTGCGCCGGGGAGCGGGGAAGGGCCTATGGGTGCTCTGTACGGAGGACGCGACGCCGTGCAAGAACAGCCAGGGCCGATGCCAGAAACCACACCCAATATAAACATCATCACCTCTCCCCCGGCTCCACTATCTCCTTCTCACTCGCAGTCTCCTGCTCATTCTCGGCCCCATACTCCTATCAAACATCGCTTTCCAAGCATCATATCCACTCAGACAGACTCCACTGCCAACTCGCCCGTACGATATAGCGATATGCAAAGACTGAGTCCGGCGAATACAGGTAGCAAGCGAGGATCGATGTGCACGGGTATCTTTAGTGGAACAGATGGGACGAGGAGCCAGACGAGTGTTGCGGCTTCGTCGCGGTATccaggagaggaagaagatgcatTTCATGTACGGTCCACCT ACGCAAGGTTAGGCGGCCAAGGTGTTCATGGAGACGGATGGGATCAAGGCGTCGAGAGGACGAGAGGTGGCTCAACAATGGCTGATAAACGCATGACCGTGTTCCCTGCAGCCAAAACTGGCGATAtaggagaaaaggagagacaATTCCTTGCCAGTCTTGACCG CTACGGCTTTGTCAACGACCCACATCGTAATCGCTCCGAATCCCGTGTAGTCTCtgttccttcctcaacccTCATCAAGATTCCCAAAATGCCCACTATTTCACCCCTATCAGGGAACCCTCCTGCTCAACCGAATAACAATTTCACTCCCTCGTCCGATCCTGGACCGGCGCCCAAGCCTCCAAAGAGCCCGAGGACAGACCCAGACTCTGAAGTGAAggcaaagaggaaagaaggtgagagagtgatgaagtgggggaagatgatgaaggttAAGCggagagatggtggagggaATATCATTGAATGGCAGTGGAGTCGGGATGGCGAAGGTGCCAAA TTAGCGAATAGGGTATATAAAGGCATACCCGACAGGTGGCGTATGGCAGCCTGGTGGACGTTCGCAGAGGAACAAGCTCAAAAATGGAAcggcaaaggcaaaggtaAATCCACTGCACAAGAACTAACAAGTGATTATACC GAAGCCGTCAATCTACCATCTACGTTTGACGTCCAAATTGACCTTGACGTTCCTCGGACTATCAGCGGTCATACAATGTTTGTCACGCGCTACGGTACCGGCCAAAGAAACTTGTGGCATGTGCTTCATGCATTTAGTCAACGATGCCCCACATGTGGCTATGTACAAGGGATGGGGCCGATAGTGGCCACTTTGTTATGTTATTACGATCCGGAA AGAGCATACAGTCTGATGGTCCGTCTACATGACGTTTACGGAATGCACGAGATTTTTGAACCCGGATTTCCGGGCTTGCTTGAAGCATTCTACGTCCAAGAACGATTAATGGAATGGCTCATACCTGATCTCTATCAATCTTTC CAACGGAATATGATTTCCACAACAGCATGGGGTACCAAATGGTATATCACCCTCTTTGTCAACACTGTCCCTTTTTCACAACAACTACGAATATGGGATGTCTtatggatggaagggagggaCGCTATTATAATCACCAGCCTTGCCATCTTATGGTCCTTTAGAG ATCTTCTTGCCGCACCAAATGCCTCATTTGAATCaatcctttcccttttatCTTCCTACTTTGTCCCCGAGGACGAAGACGTATCCATGCAGTGGATCAAAAAAGTGTTGAATCAAAAGAACgtgagggagaagatggatggatggagggtggagtggaagaagctggtggaagaggggaagagcgGGAGTGCTTTGTTATGA
- a CDS encoding mitochondrion protein, putative: protein MLLYTTRRLPSIIRPACTLRRLTTFSGGPFPKKLAFAFDIDGVLKQGHNVLPEAKRTMKLLTGEDGRLPKPIPFLLITNGGGVLDHERLSLLSSELGVQLTPDQLVQSHTPMRDYAHKYKDKHVLVIGGKGESCRKVAESYGMKNAHIPQDVIAWKSSIWDRTELAKEEEAFVRPQDFSSIQFSAIFVMHDSHDWGRDTTLILDLLNSENGYLGTRTEGRKNGEEAVELIMSNPDVEWRSDWPIPRLGQGAFRIGLEAVYKATTGLDLTYTQYGKPFKATYDFSELSLRRYLASVGRDSSVPLHVYMVGDNPASDIAGANAHGWSSILVRTGVFHDTHGEKPAYQPTAIADNVEKGVEWAIGKEMGLF, encoded by the exons ATGCTGCTATACACAACAAGAAGACTTCCAAGCATAATTCGCCCAGCGTGCACGCTTCGGCGATTGACCA CCTTTAGTGGTGGCCCTTTCCCAAAAAAGCTTGCTTTTGCATTTGACATT GATGGTGTGCTCAAACAAGGCCACAATGTCCTACCTGAAGCTAAACGTACAATGAAACTTCTTACGGGCGAAGATGGACGATTGCCCAA ACCAATACCCTTTTTGCTGATAACCAACGGCGGTGGAGTTCTTGACCACGAGCGCCTGTCCTTACTTTCCTCCGAACTGGGTGTCCAACTTACACCAGACCAACTCGTCCAGAGTCATACACCCATGCGCGATTACGCACACAAGTACAAGGATAAGCACGTGCTTGTTATTggggggaagggagaaagcTGCAGGAAGGTCGCCGAATC GTatgggatgaagaatgccCACATACCGCAGGATGTAATCGCTTGGAAATCTTCAATTTGGGATCGTACGGAGTtggcgaaagaagaagaggcattTGTCCGA CCGCAAGAtttctcatccatccagTTTTCCGCTATCTTCGTTATGCATGATTCTCACGACTGGGGGCGAGATACCACTCTTATCTTGGATCTTCTCAATTCTGAAAACGGATATCTGGGCACAAGAacggaaggaaggaagaatggggaagaggcggtCGAGTTGATTATGAGCAATCCCGATGTTGAATGGCGGTC TGACTGGCCCATACCTCGATTAGGTCAAGGGGCCTTCAGGATTGGTTTGGAAGCTGTTTACAAG GCAACGACCGGCCTTGACCTCACTTATACCCAATACGGCAAACCTTTCAAAGCCACTTATGACTTCTCCGAGCTTTCTTTGCGCCGATACTTGGCTTCTGTCGGACGTGACTCTAGTGTTCCTTTGCACGT CTACATGGTAGGCGACAATCCCGCTTCCGATATTGCCGGCGCAAACGCGCACGGCTGGtcctccatcctcgtccGCACAGGGGTCTTCCACGATACCCATGGAGAAAAACCAGCGTATCAACCAACTGCCATTGCCGATAATGTAGAAAAGGGAGTAGAGTGGGCTATTGGTAAAGAGATGGGGTTGTTCTGA
- a CDS encoding protein targeting-related protein, putative: MFARSFSNASRTIARRSLSTRSGPAPSSLWSSRNAVIAGTTLAITALAVTSERRKVFNESAQKATSPRDSIIAQDSLKENVHKKSVRQDEFSGESTKPEASTSSDSVEKAADDAAQILEEKEAEASEPSQGAYNPETGEINWDCPCLGGMATGPCGEQFKAAFSCFVYSEAEPKGVDCVELFKVMQDCFREHPEIYGEEIDDDEAPAQEGTMEEKVEAAKEETAAPAAAP; encoded by the exons ATGTTCGCCCGATCATTCTCCAACGCCTCTCGAACAATTGCCCGTCGATCTCTCAGCACTCGCTCCGGACCTGCGCCTTCGTCATTATGGTCTTCCCGTAACGCCGTCATTGCCGGTACAACGCTCGCTATCACTGCCTTGGCCGTCACCTCTGAGAGGCGGAAGGTATTCAACGAATCTGCTCAGAAGGCTACTAGCCCTAGGGATAGCATTATTGCACAGGACAgcttgaaggagaatgtCCACAAGAAGTCTG TCAGGCAAGATGAGTTTTCAGGGGAATCCACCAAGCCCGAGGCTTCAACCTCATCAGATAGCGTAGAAAAAGCTGCCGACGACGCTGCCCAAATCcttgaggaaaaggaggctGAAGCCTCTGAGCCCTCACAAGGCGCTTACAATCCCGAGACTGGAGAGATCAACTGGGATTGCCCT TGTCTTGGTGGTATGGCCACCGGCCCTTGCGGTGAACAGTTTAAGGCTgccttctcttgcttcGTCTACTCTGAGGCTGAGCCCAAGGGTGTCGACTGTGTTGAGTTATTCAAGGTGATGCAGGACTGCTTCAGGGAACATCCCGAAATTTATGGAGAGG AgatcgacgacgatgaggcTCCCGCCCAGGAGGGAACaatggaggaaaaggttgagGCAGCCAAGGAGGAGACTGCTGCCcccgctgctgctccttAG
- a CDS encoding expressed protein → MPPRIPIRHCVELVQLGALLPWAARASSSPASHQVGKRDANGAGEASGSEWKSRTKPRRPLLDVSKNPAIQQQSSDSEAVQTTVVHRLLAQINPPQPDEILSHLKANPSDLTRSAGELLIAYSKRCGDVRTQKDVLRLMIDRRILSLGHAKRARDMKRNKRAGGWKVRPNWWAMQTLPPVEFIPDSSHYTMSQLFGRLHHLLLLGEAPSFDHAWKLLENATDFEPMGKGKAKETRLEDTVLLNLYLAYLKTPPRSVASPSTLLEQYLLFSSQAPNRQTLHLSIKALLSSPATYSQKVKVIPAEVISMISRFMNFQIPPGLETWRQIADYALNYRLRKLGQMAWEGWFDCFHSSGHSQLYSLNPNQVNVKLGVRVKFERLGTQKKRWTKILRRMELKHWVEKVGGNATEALAGDRWGYVWKGGGNYSTAPDVENVLEGRREGKEEVSEEKEKSRLKIIPAASSPFLTNSRMAPFLLPPSMRSQASSPQSP, encoded by the exons ATGCCCCCAAGGATACCAATTCGACACTGTGTCGAGTTGGTACAGCTGGGAGCACTTTTGCCGTGGGCTGCaagagcttcttcaagtccAGCCTCTCATCAAGTAGGAAAAAGAGACGCAAACGGTGCTGGAGAGGCGAGTGGATCTGAATGGAAAAGCAGAACGAAGCCACGTCGGCCACTTCTAGATG TCTCTAAAAACCCTGCTATACAACAACAATCATCTGATTCTGAGGCCGTACAAACTACTGTTGTTCATCGCCTTTTGGCACAGATCAATCCTCCTCAACCAGACGAGatcctctcccacctcAAAGCCAATCCATCAGACCTCACGCGGTCAGCTGGCGAACTACTCATTGCATACTCTAAAAGATGCGGAGACGTTCGTACCCAGAAAGACGTGCTGAGGTTGATGATCGACCGACGCATCCTATCTCTAGGCCATGCCAAACGAGCGAGAGATATGAAGAGAAATAAAAGGGCCGGTGGATGGAAAGTTCGACCAAACTGGTGGGCTATGCAGACTTTACCACCGGTAGAGTTCATCCCGGACTCCAGTCATTACACAATGTCTCAGCTGTTCGGCCGCTTACACCATCTGCTCCTGCTCGGTGAAGCGCCTTCGTTTGATCATGCGTGGAAACTGTTGGAAAATGCTACCGATTTCGAGCCCatggggaaaggaaaggcgAAAGAAACGCGGCTAGAAGATACGGTGCTATTAAATCTCTACCTGGCATATTTGAAGACCCCACCGCGGTCTGTCGCTTCGCCTTCGACTCTACTTGAACAGTATTTGCTTTTTTCCTCACAAGCCCCCAATCGCCAAACCCTTCACCTATCCATCAAAGCgcttctctcttcccctgcGACCTACTCGCAAAAAGTTAAAGTCATACCAGCCGAAGTCATTTCTATGATATCCCGGTTCATGAACTTTCAGATCCCTCCAGGCCTCGAAACATGGCGTCAAATCGCAGACTATGCCCTCAATTACCGTTTACGAAAATTAGGGCAAATGGCTTGGGAGGGGTGGTTTGATTGTTTTCATTCGTCAGGACATTCCCAACTCTATTCTCTGAATCCCAATCAAGTCAATGTGAAATTGGGAGTTAGGGTCAAGTTTGAAAGACTTGGAACGCAGAAAAAACGATGGACGAAAAtcttgaggaggatggaacTGAAACACtgggtggagaaggtgggagGTAATGCCACGGAGGCATTAGCAGGAGATAGATGGGGATACGTTTGGAAAGGTGGTGGGAATTATTCAACTGCACCAGACGTGGAAAATGTGttggaagggagaagggaaggaaaagaagaagtgtcagaggaaaaggaaaagtcTCGCCTGAAAATTATTCCGGCGGCGTCTTCACCCTTCTTGACGAATTCACGCATGGCTCCCTTTTTATTACCCCCATCTATGCGTTCTCAAGCATCATCTCCACAATCACCATGA
- a CDS encoding phosphatidylinositol transporter, putative yields the protein MSAVEAPSASQAIWPELTEDHPLSQLNSRLPTILSEAGHSQIWGVTLTYSTPPTFSSLIILQKFLRSVDNNVDEAATALGKTLKWRKDWGLDARADKKEKENFGPDFEGLGYVTKIKKNDGGDEIVTWNVYGAVKDLKSTFGDLDRFLRWRVNLMEEAIAHLHLATTSTPIPDFNAGIDPHRMAQVHLYEGVSFLRMDPHVKAASKATIELMAANYPELLSRKFFVGVPLIMSWMFQAVRMFVSAETAKKFVVISYKENLANELGELEGVPKEYGGKGLSLGELQNQLRGEDAVTSS from the exons ATGTCTGCCGTCGAAGCACCCTCCGCCTCGCAGGCCATCTGGCCCGAGCTCACTGAAGACCACCCCCTTTCGCAGCTCAACTCTCGCCTCCCTACTATCCTTTCAGAGGCTGGTCACTCCCAAATCTGGGGCGTTACTCTTACTTACTCCACTCCCCCAACCTTCTCTAGCCTTATTATTCTGCAAAAATTCCTTCGTTCCGTGGATAATAACGTGGATGAGGCTGCCACGGCTCTAGGCAAGACACTCAAGTGGCGGAAGGACTGGGGATTGGACGCGCGGGCGGacaaaaaagagaaggaaaactTTGGGCCCGATTTTGAAGGCTTAGGATATGTGAccaagatcaagaaaaATGATGGCGGAGATGAGATCGTGACTTGGAACGTTTATGGAGCTGTGAAGGATTTGAAATCGACCTTTGGGGATCTTGACCG ATTCCTTCGATGGCGTGTCAATCTTATGGAGGAGGCTATCgcccatcttcatctcgctACCACCTCTACTCCCATCCCAGACTTTAACGCCGGTATTGATCCCCATCGCATGGCACAAGTCCATCTATATGAAGGTGTCTCATTCCTTCGCATGGATCCTCATGTGAAAGCTGCCTCCAAGGCAACCATTGAGCTTATGGCGGCCAACTATCCCGAACTTCTTTCTCGCAAATTCTTTGTGGGCGTGCCTTTGATAATGAGCTGGATGTTTCAGGCCGTGCGAATGTTCGTTTCCGCTGAGACTGCCAAGAAGTTTGTGGTCATTAGCTACAAGGAGAATCTGGCGAATGAGCTGGGAGAACTTGAAGGTGTGCCCAAGGAGTATGGTGGAAAGGGTCTCAGTTTGGGCGAACTTCAGAACCAGCTGCGAGGGGAGGACGCGGTGACTTCTTCGTAA